ACCGAAGCGCGTGCGTAACGCATCTTTCTGCGCCAGAGAGGCGCGCAATTCGGACCCACGCATCGGCACTGCGCGAGCAGGAGCAGCACGCGAGGCCGCCGGACGCGCTGCCGCTGCAGCGCGCGGGGCAGGTCGAGATGGCGTGGCGGCACGCGCAGAGGGCGCTGCGGCTGCGGGTGCTTCCGACTGTCCGCCTAATGCTTCCAGTTTCTGCCGGTAAAGCGCGTTGTTTGGCTGATTGCGCACCGCGGTTTGATACATTTGCACCGCGACATCGCGCCGCCCCTGCTCCGCGTAGATATCGCCTAACAGCGCGGGCGCTTCGGCGTTGTGCGGATCGGCTTTCATCACGCGGTTGCAAATATCGATGGCATCTTCGGCGCGGCCCTGAAAAAAGTAAAGCTCCGCAGCTTCAAACACCATCGTCAACAGGCGGGTGCGGGTCTGGCCACTGCCGCGTGCCGTCGTGCGTGATGGGGCCGCGCGAGGCGGTGCCGTGCGCGCGGACGCGCTGTTGCTGCGCGCTGCGGAGGCCACATAAGAATCGGCGGGCGTTTTCTTTTTTGGGACAACGACAGGGGCACGCGAGCGGTCGTAGCGCGCACGCTCGGCGGGATCGGAAAGAATCGTCCACGCTTCGTTGATGCTGAGCATCATTTCGTGGGCTGAAGCCCGGTCGGTGGCAATATCTGGATGATTCTCACGCACGAGCTGTCGGTAGCGCCGCTTGATAATCGTTACGTCATCTTCGGGCGTCACGCCGAGAACTGCATAAAAATCTTTATCGTTTGCCATGCTGAAAATGCCATGAGGAAAATACGGTCGAATTCGATCGTACTTTTTCCTACTCGGCCCACGCGTTGCCACCATCGACCACGCCCGACACCGTCGCCACCCACTGAGAAATGACCGTCATACCAATATACGCCGCCACTGCGAGATAAATCAGAATACTCATTGCTTTGACTGCTTGCTTCACCGCCGTTTCGGCGTCGGCTTCAAGAAAATCGGCGACTTTGCTGAGTTGCTCGTCGATGCGGCCCGACGCTTCGCCGGTGTGCATCATTTGCAGCGCGACAGGAGGAAATTGTCCCGTGCTTTGCAGTGCCGCCGTCATCTCGGTTCCGTTTTGCACGAGCGGAATCGCGCGTCGCACGCGCTCGGCAAACGCCGCGTTGCCACACGCGGCGGCTGCAACATCAATCATTTTTCCGGCGCCCATGCCCGCCGCGTACAGTGCGCCCAACGCGCGGCAGAACTTTGCCGAAGCGAGCGCCCGCGAAACTTTGGACACAATCGGAATCGTGAATTTCGCGCCGTCAACCGCCGTGCGAATCGAGCCGTTATGCCCAAAAACGCCCCATGAACGCGCGGCGATTTTAAAGCCGTAAACCAGAATCGCCAGAAAAAGGAATGGAGGAAAAACTGTACGCAAATAAACCGCGAGGCCGTTGCCGCCGCCGTTCCATGCCAGAACAGCAGGCACAGCAGCCGGAATACAAATTGCGCAAATTACCAGCAGCTTCGGATACCACGTTTCACGCTTGACTGTTTGCTGTAATTCGTAATCGCGCTCGGCGTAATCGGCGAGTCGCGCGCACATCCGGTCAAGGAAACCACCGCTTTCGCCCGCGGCGATCATGCCGATCATCAATTCGGAGAAGAGGCCGGGAAACGCGCGCATTTGCTCGGAAAGTGGATGGCCGCGCACGACCTGTTGCTGCATTTGCTCGCTCGCACGTCGCAAACTTGGCGTCGGCGCATGCTCACTCATCGTTTTAAGCGCGGCGACGAGACCAGTTCCCGCATCCAGCATCGAGTGCATCTGACGAAAAAAGAGCGACACGTCTTTGGAATTTGCGTAGAGCAATGGCTGCGAACGCAGTTCAGTTGTGCGGTCGTTTTCGACCGTACTTTGGGGCTGTGGCTCAATTTTGGTGACAAACAATTCGGCGGCGCGCAACTCTTCGAGCGCGGCGCGGCCATCGGCAGCTTCGCGCGTTCCCGCAACCTGTTCCCCGCTTTTTGTACGCGCCCGGTAAGCAAACGTCGGCATGTGGCTATTTTATCGGAATTTCGGGCGCTTCGGTTGTCAAATCGCGCTTCAACTGCAACACGGCTAAATCTTTCGCCTTCGCTTCGCACATCACATCGAAAGGAATGTCATTGCCGCAGTCGCGCCCGCGCCGCTTCACTTCCTCACGAACCGACCGCGCAAACGGGACGAAAACCGATGTGTCGATATAATCGGCGTGCTGCGATGCCAACGGAGCCGCGCTGCTTTGAATGCGCTTGCCGTCTTTATCTTTGCGCTCGATAATGCGGTCTTCCTGGCGTGGTGAAGAGTAGTGAATCTTAGGGCGTTGACTTTCCGGCCATGTCTGCAGAATGTCGCAACACGCCTCAACCGCGCCTTCGCCAGCGTTGATGCAGTTGTGATGCTGATGATCGAAAATGCAGCGAATGCCAGTCGATTCGTGAATGCGCAGAACATCGGCGACGCCCCACGAGGCATCGTCGTTTTCCAACACCAATCGGCGACGCGCCGGTTCAGAAAGAAGCGCAAAGCGTTCGACGAAACGGGCACGCGCCGCATCGCGGTCTCCGTAAACGCCGCCAACGTGCGTAACCACGACGGCTTCCGGCCCCTGCTCCATGATGTCGAGCATCTCGGCTTGTGCGTTTAAGTCTCGCAGCGAGGCCGCCGTTGTTTTCTCGGTCGGCGAGTTGAGGAGAATGAACTGGCTCGGATGAAACGAAAGCCGTAAGTTCAATTCATTGGCGCGTTTTCCCAATGCTTCTAAATCGGCGCGGGCTTCGACCAGTTGATTATGGAACTGCGGCATCTCGGGGT
This genomic window from Abditibacteriaceae bacterium contains:
- a CDS encoding DnaJ domain-containing protein, giving the protein MANDKDFYAVLGVTPEDDVTIIKRRYRQLVRENHPDIATDRASAHEMMLSINEAWTILSDPAERARYDRSRAPVVVPKKKTPADSYVASAARSNSASARTAPPRAAPSRTTARGSGQTRTRLLTMVFEAAELYFFQGRAEDAIDICNRVMKADPHNAEAPALLGDIYAEQGRRDVAVQMYQTAVRNQPNNALYRQKLEALGGQSEAPAAAAPSARAATPSRPAPRAAAAARPAASRAAPARAVPMRGSELRASLAQKDALRTRFGFAMLAVAIAALIWGCVGAEPDASPIPFLPGSASVPETVLFTTALGALFVGMALPLLDFLPRVATLRPSEPRWLGVPLLIAIVVAGMTAFPLAAVIFFLVSVARKQMQRGWLMVFLVCLAISSTVALALKDDRLIPEVLLQTSLWWSGRLVLPLFVFGWALGSQAARK
- a CDS encoding type II secretion system F family protein; protein product: MPTFAYRARTKSGEQVAGTREAADGRAALEELRAAELFVTKIEPQPQSTVENDRTTELRSQPLLYANSKDVSLFFRQMHSMLDAGTGLVAALKTMSEHAPTPSLRRASEQMQQQVVRGHPLSEQMRAFPGLFSELMIGMIAAGESGGFLDRMCARLADYAERDYELQQTVKRETWYPKLLVICAICIPAAVPAVLAWNGGGNGLAVYLRTVFPPFLFLAILVYGFKIAARSWGVFGHNGSIRTAVDGAKFTIPIVSKVSRALASAKFCRALGALYAAGMGAGKMIDVAAAACGNAAFAERVRRAIPLVQNGTEMTAALQSTGQFPPVALQMMHTGEASGRIDEQLSKVADFLEADAETAVKQAVKAMSILIYLAVAAYIGMTVISQWVATVSGVVDGGNAWAE
- the uvsE gene encoding UV DNA damage repair endonuclease UvsE, yielding MRLGFAVKVLGREGLKSNDARRWQNSPHLSVSVQYVDAIFDYLAEAKISMYRISSDFAPYLTHPEMPQFHNQLVEARADLEALGKRANELNLRLSFHPSQFILLNSPTEKTTAASLRDLNAQAEMLDIMEQGPEAVVVTHVGGVYGDRDAARARFVERFALLSEPARRRLVLENDDASWGVADVLRIHESTGIRCIFDHQHHNCINAGEGAVEACCDILQTWPESQRPKIHYSSPRQEDRIIERKDKDGKRIQSSAAPLASQHADYIDTSVFVPFARSVREEVKRRGRDCGNDIPFDVMCEAKAKDLAVLQLKRDLTTEAPEIPIK